The proteins below are encoded in one region of Methanosarcina barkeri 3:
- a CDS encoding universal stress protein, giving the protein MNNSFYRKIMVATDGSESVRRAVETAVEIAKISGAKLYAVYVIASEGFSIIYPKNVGWERAILEYFRAEGKEATDYVENLGKIADVEVEPVILQGTPANELVDFAEKNDIDLIVMGTLGRTGIQRFLLGSVAENVVRHSNRPVLVVRGETA; this is encoded by the coding sequence ATGAATAACAGTTTTTACAGGAAGATAATGGTTGCAACCGACGGTTCGGAATCTGTCCGAAGAGCAGTCGAAACAGCAGTTGAAATCGCAAAAATAAGCGGTGCAAAACTATATGCTGTCTACGTGATTGCTTCTGAAGGGTTTTCGATAATTTATCCAAAGAATGTCGGATGGGAAAGAGCCATTCTCGAATACTTCAGGGCTGAAGGCAAAGAGGCTACGGATTATGTCGAAAACTTAGGAAAAATTGCAGATGTTGAGGTTGAACCCGTAATCCTGCAAGGCACTCCTGCAAATGAGCTTGTCGACTTTGCAGAAAAAAACGATATTGATCTTATTGTTATGGGTACACTTGGAAGAACTGGAATTCAGAGGTTCTTACTCGGGAGTGTGGCCGAGAACGTGGTAAGACATTCAAATAGACCGGTACTTGTTGTAAGGGGAGAAACTGCTTAA
- a CDS encoding universal stress protein: MEGKSYDKIMIATDGSKQVEKAVKSAVELARLTGARLYAVYVIASTGYTPRNFGWEESLREILEAEAKRAVTFVEEAGKTSGIEVESVILDGHPADRIMEFAEQEGIDLIVMGTLGRTGLDRFLLGSVAEKIVRHSKTPVMVVKGETANEEPVV; encoded by the coding sequence TTGGAAGGCAAAAGTTACGACAAGATAATGATTGCAACCGATGGTTCAAAACAGGTAGAAAAGGCAGTTAAGTCAGCAGTTGAGCTTGCTAGGCTTACTGGAGCAAGACTCTACGCCGTGTATGTAATCGCTTCAACGGGCTATACTCCAAGAAATTTCGGGTGGGAAGAGTCACTAAGAGAAATTCTCGAGGCTGAAGCGAAAAGAGCCGTTACTTTTGTTGAAGAGGCGGGAAAAACCTCAGGTATTGAAGTAGAGTCTGTGATTCTTGACGGGCACCCTGCAGATAGAATTATGGAGTTTGCAGAACAGGAAGGCATAGACCTTATAGTTATGGGCACACTTGGAAGAACCGGGCTTGATAGGTTCCTATTGGGGAGCGTAGCTGAAAAGATAGTAAGGCATTCAAAAACACCGGTGATGGTCGTAAAGGGCGAGACAGCAAACGAAGAACCAGTAGTTTAA
- a CDS encoding PAS domain-containing protein — protein MSSKGTIVQESIPYQALADENRALKDEIESLRVRLKDAEERERSLTEAQEISHIGNWCRNIETGEVHWSDEVYRIFGFEPQEFGVTYDKFLSRVHPDEREYLIEAVKQALNQKFFDAEYRIIRPDGEERIMHEDIRVICNNENVPIRLSGTVQDITERKKTKALI, from the coding sequence ATGAGTTCCAAAGGTACTATTGTTCAAGAGTCCATACCCTATCAGGCATTAGCAGATGAAAATCGAGCCTTAAAAGACGAGATAGAAAGTCTGAGAGTACGCTTAAAGGATGCTGAAGAAAGGGAAAGAAGTCTTACTGAAGCTCAAGAAATTTCTCACATTGGAAACTGGTGCCGCAATATTGAAACCGGGGAAGTACACTGGTCTGATGAGGTTTATCGTATTTTTGGATTTGAACCTCAGGAATTTGGCGTCACCTATGATAAGTTCTTGAGCCGTGTACATCCGGATGAACGTGAATATTTAATTGAAGCAGTCAAACAAGCTTTGAATCAAAAGTTCTTTGACGCTGAATATAGAATAATCCGACCTGATGGAGAAGAGCGTATAATGCACGAGGATATCAGGGTTATCTGTAATAATGAGAATGTTCCGATTCGACTGAGCGGAACAGTTCAGGACATTACTGAACGTAAAAAGACTAAAGCTTTGATATGA
- the lonB gene encoding ATP-dependent protease LonB gives MVYNKNQNIDESSENMDELAQNIGEPVQNVDTSTADQKTEESGGGMTGPESNQVKAESESDQDDYEDVDIGFSFENTSNIDVPKLLIDQVLGQEHAVEVVKKAAGQRRHIMMIGTPGTGKSLLAKAMAELLPKEELKDILVYPNMEDLNNPKIREVPAGKGREIVMAHKMEARKKVQARNMLMMLFVVGIIIYSYFVYELIWGIIAGIMILMLTRQFLPKEEMMIPKLAVSNYDKEHAPYIDATGAHAGALLGDVRHDPFQSGGLETPAHDRVEAGDIHKAHKGVLFIDEINTLRLESQQSLLTALQEKEYPITGQSERSSGALVKTEPVPCDFIMVSAGNLDAVQKMHPALRSRIKGYGYEVYMQDSMEDTPENRKKMVRFVAQEVVRDGHIPHFNEGAVEEVIREARRRAGRKGHLTLKLRDLGGLVRVAGDIAHSEGAPLTTAEHVLAAKRIARSIEQQLADSYLEHRKEYESFLRKGSAVGRVNGLAVMGGDSGIVLPIVSEVTPAISGAEGRIVATGKLKTIAKEAVQNVSAVIKNMTGTDISRHDVHIQFVGTYEGVEGDSASVSIATAVISAIEKIPVDQTVAMTGSLSVRGDVLPVGGVTYKIEAAAQAGMKKVIIPKSNEADVLIEKAYKEKIQIIPVSSIAEVMEHSLVGPKKNSIIEKLRNITRLNFDIPEVSPASVQAKNLFGCRN, from the coding sequence ATGGTGTATAATAAAAATCAGAACATAGACGAGTCTTCAGAAAATATGGATGAGCTCGCTCAAAATATCGGCGAGCCCGTCCAGAATGTAGACACGTCTACGGCCGATCAGAAGACGGAGGAGTCCGGTGGGGGTATGACCGGGCCAGAATCCAATCAAGTTAAGGCCGAGTCTGAGTCCGATCAGGATGATTATGAAGATGTTGACATCGGCTTTTCTTTTGAAAATACTTCTAATATAGATGTACCCAAACTTCTTATCGACCAGGTACTGGGTCAGGAACATGCCGTAGAAGTCGTAAAAAAAGCGGCTGGCCAGAGACGGCATATTATGATGATAGGAACCCCAGGAACAGGGAAATCCCTGCTTGCAAAAGCAATGGCAGAGCTTCTTCCTAAAGAAGAACTTAAGGATATCCTTGTATATCCTAACATGGAAGATCTTAACAACCCTAAAATAAGGGAGGTTCCCGCTGGAAAGGGCAGAGAAATCGTCATGGCCCATAAAATGGAGGCTAGAAAGAAAGTCCAGGCCAGAAATATGCTCATGATGCTTTTTGTTGTGGGTATTATCATCTATTCTTACTTTGTTTACGAATTGATATGGGGCATTATTGCAGGCATTATGATTCTCATGCTAACCCGCCAGTTCTTGCCTAAAGAAGAAATGATGATCCCCAAATTGGCGGTTTCAAATTATGACAAAGAGCACGCACCTTATATCGATGCAACCGGAGCTCACGCAGGAGCTTTGCTTGGTGATGTAAGGCACGACCCATTCCAGTCCGGTGGGCTTGAAACCCCTGCTCACGACAGAGTAGAGGCCGGAGATATCCACAAGGCCCATAAAGGTGTGCTTTTTATTGACGAAATCAACACTCTCAGGCTGGAATCCCAACAGAGTCTTCTGACTGCGCTTCAGGAAAAAGAATACCCGATTACCGGGCAGTCCGAAAGAAGTTCGGGCGCTCTTGTCAAGACCGAGCCTGTACCATGTGACTTTATTATGGTATCTGCAGGAAACCTTGATGCTGTACAGAAAATGCATCCTGCGCTCAGGTCAAGAATAAAAGGTTACGGTTACGAAGTCTACATGCAGGATTCCATGGAAGACACTCCTGAAAACCGGAAGAAAATGGTTCGTTTCGTTGCTCAGGAAGTCGTTAGGGACGGACATATTCCTCACTTCAATGAAGGTGCAGTGGAAGAAGTAATAAGGGAAGCCAGAAGACGGGCAGGTAGGAAAGGGCACCTTACCCTGAAGCTCCGTGATCTTGGCGGACTTGTACGCGTAGCAGGAGACATTGCCCATTCCGAGGGCGCTCCATTAACAACTGCAGAGCACGTGCTTGCAGCAAAGAGAATCGCAAGGTCGATTGAGCAGCAGCTTGCAGATAGCTATCTGGAACACCGCAAAGAATACGAATCTTTCCTCAGAAAAGGTTCTGCGGTGGGCAGGGTTAACGGGCTTGCAGTCATGGGTGGAGATTCCGGAATTGTGCTTCCCATCGTGTCTGAAGTCACACCTGCAATTTCAGGAGCTGAAGGGCGAATTGTAGCAACAGGAAAACTCAAGACTATTGCAAAGGAAGCAGTGCAAAACGTCTCTGCTGTAATTAAAAACATGACCGGTACGGATATATCCAGACACGACGTCCATATCCAGTTTGTAGGAACTTACGAAGGTGTGGAAGGAGACAGTGCATCGGTTTCCATTGCAACAGCTGTTATATCGGCCATCGAAAAGATTCCAGTCGACCAGACTGTAGCTATGACAGGTTCCCTTTCAGTCAGGGGAGATGTCCTGCCTGTAGGCGGAGTTACATATAAGATTGAAGCTGCAGCTCAGGCCGGCATGAAGAAAGTCATTATCCCGAAATCAAACGAGGCAGATGTTCTCATCGAAAAGGCGTATAAGGAAAAAATCCAGATCATCCCTGTCTCCTCTATTGCGGAGGTAATGGAACACAGCCTTGTAGGTCCGAAAAAGAACTCAATTATCGAAAAACTTCGAAACATTACAAGGCTCAACTTCGATATTCCTGAGGTTTCACCCGCTTCCGTACAGGCTAAGAATCTTTTTGGATGCAGGAACTGA
- a CDS encoding TldD/PmbA family protein, producing the protein MYELARKALRLAEKAGAEEAEIYYAANHSTSVNFRKDALENAKDRFSEGIGVRAIVNGAVGFASTNSAAQIEDAVEVAVSEARIRESDPDWVGLPSNEKYPTVSGIFDKKVETLELEACIEHALALIEGTKEVPGTLPTSGGFTRAKSKQLILNTNGIEIEEESTAVSGFVDVITVNGQTSTAYDFGISRSLDIDFFALGKNAAELALKSSDGIKIEPQKTDVVFHPFAFSDIIEEALAPSFDADNVQKGRSGLIDKLGEELAVPELSIYDDGLIEAGIETSTSDDEGVPSQRTTLIGKGVLETYLYDSYTAGKSGVKSTGNSSRSSYTSPPAVGLRNVIVDYPQTDVIADTHSGIFVNTIIGAHTANSISGDFSVEARNAFTIKDGALDKPIKSLMISGNAFEILKQITGAGFDVRKVGGIITPSIRVSDMSVIG; encoded by the coding sequence ATGTACGAGCTTGCAAGAAAAGCTCTAAGGCTTGCAGAAAAGGCAGGAGCTGAAGAAGCTGAAATCTATTATGCTGCAAACCACTCAACAAGTGTGAATTTTAGAAAAGATGCACTTGAGAATGCTAAAGACCGTTTCTCGGAAGGTATAGGAGTCAGGGCTATAGTAAACGGAGCTGTGGGCTTTGCCAGCACGAATTCGGCAGCACAAATAGAGGATGCTGTTGAGGTTGCGGTTTCCGAAGCCAGGATAAGGGAAAGTGATCCTGATTGGGTGGGTCTTCCTTCGAACGAAAAATATCCCACGGTATCGGGCATCTTCGATAAAAAAGTCGAGACCCTGGAACTTGAAGCCTGTATTGAGCATGCCCTGGCACTTATTGAAGGCACAAAAGAAGTCCCAGGTACACTTCCAACATCAGGAGGCTTTACTCGGGCAAAGAGCAAGCAACTTATCCTGAACACAAATGGCATAGAAATAGAAGAGGAATCAACAGCAGTTTCCGGTTTTGTTGATGTCATTACTGTAAACGGGCAGACTTCAACAGCCTATGACTTTGGAATTTCCCGTTCTCTGGATATTGATTTCTTCGCCCTTGGAAAGAATGCAGCCGAGCTTGCACTGAAATCCAGTGACGGAATAAAGATCGAACCGCAAAAAACTGATGTGGTTTTCCATCCGTTTGCTTTTTCAGACATTATTGAGGAGGCGCTTGCTCCTTCGTTTGATGCGGACAATGTCCAGAAGGGAAGGTCGGGCCTGATAGACAAACTCGGCGAGGAACTTGCAGTGCCGGAACTCAGCATCTATGATGACGGACTCATTGAGGCAGGAATCGAGACATCTACTTCGGATGATGAGGGAGTTCCTTCGCAGCGTACTACCTTGATTGGAAAAGGCGTACTTGAAACTTACCTCTATGACAGTTATACCGCAGGAAAATCAGGCGTCAAGAGTACCGGAAACAGCTCAAGGTCTTCTTATACAAGTCCTCCTGCAGTAGGGCTCAGAAACGTTATAGTTGATTATCCTCAGACGGATGTTATTGCTGATACTCATTCCGGGATCTTCGTAAACACGATAATCGGTGCTCACACGGCAAACTCGATTTCTGGAGACTTCTCAGTAGAAGCCAGAAATGCCTTCACAATTAAAGACGGAGCACTTGATAAGCCTATAAAATCCCTCATGATTTCAGGCAATGCTTTCGAGATTTTAAAACAGATCACAGGAGCAGGCTTTGATGTCAGGAAAGTCGGAGGAATAATTACACCTTCTATCCGGGTTTCGGATATGAGTGTTATAGGTTAA
- a CDS encoding tetratricopeptide repeat protein — protein MSRSKVRNLLLLKQIHSAVAQIRKGNLDKALETLDKAEDSAKKAKATDAVYYVLFMRGGIYYTESKYNEALETYEMAINAGSELLKNDPENTNYRHYMGTTLSNTGNLLKNKGEKPQAAEYYIRARETYVNLLAKEPENAVFRSAAGENLNNYAALLTDMGYFEEACEILNQAIELYEKLLEEKPDNPGYQAELAVALSQLGNCQIQQDPEKSDTAKQNLEKALAMQENIFAQQSENTAIKDAIALTRKRLEKLETLKKQENPESLEKPENQENLEKQEIPEEQEK, from the coding sequence ATGTCCAGAAGCAAGGTCAGAAATCTTCTCCTTCTGAAGCAAATTCACAGTGCCGTAGCCCAAATCCGAAAAGGTAATCTTGATAAAGCTCTTGAAACTCTTGATAAAGCCGAAGACTCGGCAAAGAAAGCAAAAGCCACTGACGCAGTATATTATGTTCTTTTTATGCGTGGAGGCATCTATTATACTGAGTCAAAATATAACGAAGCCCTCGAAACCTACGAAATGGCGATTAATGCAGGTTCAGAACTCCTTAAAAACGATCCTGAAAATACTAATTACCGTCACTACATGGGCACAACCCTGAGCAATACCGGAAACCTTCTAAAAAATAAAGGTGAAAAGCCGCAAGCTGCCGAATATTATATCCGCGCCCGTGAGACCTATGTAAATCTCCTGGCAAAAGAGCCTGAAAATGCAGTTTTTCGGTCTGCTGCCGGCGAGAACCTGAACAATTATGCAGCTCTCCTTACGGATATGGGTTATTTTGAAGAAGCATGCGAAATCCTCAACCAGGCAATTGAACTCTACGAAAAACTTCTTGAAGAAAAGCCCGACAACCCTGGCTATCAGGCCGAACTTGCAGTTGCGCTCAGCCAGCTTGGAAACTGCCAAATCCAGCAGGACCCGGAAAAAAGCGATACTGCAAAACAGAACCTTGAAAAAGCTCTTGCCATGCAGGAAAACATCTTTGCCCAGCAGTCCGAAAATACAGCTATTAAAGATGCTATTGCTTTAACCCGGAAAAGGCTTGAAAAACTTGAAACCCTGAAAAAACAGGAAAATCCTGAAAGCCTGGAAAAACCTGAGAATCAGGAAAACCTGGAAAAGCAAGAAATTCCGGAAGAACAGGAAAAATGA
- a CDS encoding TldD/PmbA family protein gives MQDIKFYDCRVIEGSSTSIILDNGKIEEISRNFTRGAGVRALSGGSWGYTSVEGEIDLKQGVEAASKLAFSMNASTPKEDVELAALNPPEVKNLPEVRIDPRDVSIEEKVDLLKNIETNAKVKGINSTKVMYLESEFKVEYRSSDGIECAYELMNVGFAVSAVASENGVYQAGRESRFGYGYELFKKENVLELARKAGNTAIELLKAKTPKGGEMPVILDQELAGVFAHEAVGHASEADLVLEGDSILENRIGEQIASPLITIIDDPTLHEFGYYPFDAEGAKSKRTEIIKNGVFNSYLHSRETAAKLGGTPGNCRAQGYSMPVVRMSNTFIDNGDARFEEMLEEIKDGMYLIGSRGGQVNTGEGIFQFNAEKGYLIKNGELTELVRDVSLSGKTLEILNHVALVGNDLKMTAGRCGKAGQLVPVSDGSPHLSISKALVGGA, from the coding sequence ATGCAGGATATTAAATTTTATGACTGCAGGGTAATTGAGGGCAGTTCCACCTCAATTATTCTGGATAACGGAAAGATCGAAGAAATATCCAGAAACTTTACACGGGGGGCCGGAGTAAGGGCTCTTTCTGGAGGTTCCTGGGGTTATACATCTGTGGAAGGGGAAATTGACCTCAAACAGGGTGTCGAGGCGGCCTCAAAACTTGCTTTTTCTATGAATGCCAGTACCCCTAAGGAAGACGTGGAACTTGCAGCCTTGAATCCTCCGGAAGTAAAGAATCTCCCAGAGGTCAGAATTGACCCAAGGGATGTTTCTATTGAGGAAAAAGTTGATCTTTTAAAAAACATAGAAACCAATGCGAAAGTAAAGGGCATTAACAGTACCAAAGTTATGTACCTGGAATCTGAGTTTAAAGTCGAATACAGGAGTTCCGATGGTATTGAATGTGCCTATGAGCTTATGAATGTCGGTTTTGCGGTTTCGGCAGTTGCTTCGGAAAACGGAGTATATCAGGCAGGCAGAGAAAGTCGGTTTGGGTACGGATATGAGCTTTTCAAGAAAGAAAACGTGCTGGAACTCGCCAGAAAGGCAGGAAATACTGCAATAGAGCTTCTCAAAGCGAAAACTCCTAAAGGCGGAGAAATGCCTGTAATTCTTGACCAGGAACTGGCTGGTGTCTTTGCCCACGAAGCCGTTGGACACGCATCTGAAGCTGATCTTGTTCTTGAAGGGGACTCCATCCTTGAAAACCGGATTGGAGAACAGATTGCCTCTCCTCTCATTACAATCATCGATGACCCTACCCTGCACGAGTTCGGATACTATCCTTTTGATGCCGAAGGGGCAAAATCAAAAAGAACAGAAATAATCAAGAACGGGGTTTTTAATTCCTATCTTCATTCCCGGGAAACTGCAGCGAAACTTGGGGGAACTCCAGGGAACTGCAGGGCTCAGGGTTACTCAATGCCCGTTGTAAGGATGAGCAACACCTTCATAGATAACGGGGATGCCAGATTTGAAGAAATGCTTGAAGAGATAAAAGATGGGATGTATCTTATAGGCTCAAGAGGAGGACAGGTAAATACCGGAGAAGGAATTTTCCAGTTCAATGCCGAAAAAGGATACCTGATAAAGAACGGAGAACTCACCGAACTTGTACGGGACGTTTCTCTCTCAGGCAAAACTCTTGAGATTCTCAACCATGTGGCCCTTGTGGGCAACGACCTTAAAATGACTGCAGGCAGATGCGGAAAAGCCGGACAGCTTGTACCCGTATCAGATGGTTCTCCTCACCTGTCTATCTCAAAAGCCCTGGTGGGAGGTGCCTGA
- a CDS encoding 4Fe-4S dicluster domain-containing protein: protein MKDVMIRPERCLGCRSCEIACAVAHSESKSLFSAVGEKPAPKKRICLEYVPGLGVSLPITCRHCKDAPCVSVCPTKALRQDENASIVSYDQNRCVDCWNCSKVCSRFSTLYQLILVMGCWSSSMNYNHGVINRQAEAGIKCDLCEDRDIPACVEACPTHALIFTEANKV, encoded by the coding sequence ATGAAAGACGTAATGATTCGGCCCGAACGCTGCCTGGGCTGTCGCTCCTGTGAGATCGCATGTGCCGTTGCACATTCCGAGAGCAAAAGCCTCTTTTCGGCTGTAGGAGAAAAACCAGCTCCGAAAAAACGCATCTGCCTGGAGTATGTCCCTGGCCTTGGAGTTTCTCTACCCATCACCTGCCGCCACTGTAAGGATGCACCTTGTGTTTCGGTTTGTCCTACAAAAGCTCTCCGTCAGGACGAAAATGCCAGTATTGTCAGCTATGACCAGAACCGCTGTGTAGACTGCTGGAACTGTTCTAAGGTATGTTCCCGTTTCAGTACTCTATATCAATTGATTCTTGTTATGGGCTGCTGGAGCAGTTCCATGAATTACAATCACGGAGTAATCAACAGGCAAGCCGAAGCAGGAATAAAATGCGACCTCTGCGAGGATAGGGATATTCCTGCCTGCGTCGAAGCCTGCCCGACACATGCTCTTATTTTTACAGAGGCAAACAAGGTTTAA